One Phaseolus vulgaris cultivar G19833 chromosome 11, P. vulgaris v2.0, whole genome shotgun sequence genomic window carries:
- the LOC137806873 gene encoding uncharacterized protein produces MVSGGGQGSANDSSSFFFTNIPQGAGEEDMFKVFQKWARVKDIFISRRPNKWGRRFGFVSFFGVQDEGRLERELDQIYIGSRKLYVNIPKYRRQQYGRRTEERRAPRDLPRESQKPEGKQYLKEGAKVGKHGDKGIWREKNGNRSYVDVAKGEPQETWKGLALKTQQHILPWMERSVVGTLGDGVDFGMLGEELVKGGMTMVKARFLGDNLVMLTPREGEAMKDIMEDNKEWFESVFSEVKPWSVSSGADHKLVWVKCYGLPLPFWNRDCFSKVVGHISATATMVAIDKSTLIWEVLEYARLLVRVQNIGSVRMTRRVKVNKHVCSIYIEEEVNGSVGGGCNGNQFTDESSDSVSSSETYVEDTDCSAKSGEEKVRRRAGKDRWSEGGEGGKEDLGDTQKSNDRSKGCRSKSADHQGKGEFSFTEEERLDQNVCDILPNLAYEGCDSNPKIADLAKMVVDIECLSNQKAISQELGRVNKSGNQL; encoded by the coding sequence atggtAAGCGGTGGCGGTCAGGGTTCTGCAAACGACTCCTCGTCGTTCTTCTTCACGAACATCCCTCAGGGTGCCGGTGAAGAGGACATGTTTAAGGTCTTCCAAAAATGGGCAAGGGTGAAGGACATTTTCATCTCACGAAGACCAAACAAATGGGGAAGGAGGTTCGGGTTTGTGAGTTTCTTTGGAGTACAAGACGAAGGGCGCTTGGAGAGAGAGTTGGACCAGATATACATTGGAAGCAGGAAGTTGTACGTGAATATTCCAAAATATAGGAGACAGCAGTATGGTCGTAGAACGGAGGAACGGAGGGCACCGAGGGACTTGCCAAGAGAGAGCCAAAAGCCAGAAGGGAAGCAGTATCTGAAGGAAGGTGCGAAGGTAGGGAAACATGGAGATAAAGGGATCTGGAGGGAGAAGAATGGGAATAGATCCTATGTCGATGTGGCTAAAGGAGAGCCTCAAGAGACGTGGAAGGGCCTAGCTCTTAAAACACAACAACATATTCTACCTTGGATGGAAAGAAGTGTGGTTGGGACCCTTGGTGATGGAGTGGACTTTGGTATGCTGGGAGAGGAACTAGTGAAGGGAGGAATGACAATGGTAAAGGCGAGATTCTTGGGTGACAACCTCGTCATGCTTACTCCGCGAGAAGGAGAGGCTATGAAGGACATTATGGAAGACAATAAAGAATGGTTCGAATCGGTGTTCTCTGAGGTTAAGCCTTGGTCGGTCAGTAGTGGTGCAGACCATAAGCTAGTGTGGGTGAAGTGCTATGGGTTGCCTTTACCGTTCTGGAATAGGGACTGCTTCTCAAAAGTGGTTGGTCATATTTCTGCTACGGCTACGATGGTAGCCATTGACAAGTCCACGCTTATATGGGAGGTCCTGGAATATGCACGTCTGCTAGTGCGCGTTCAAAATATTGGCAGCGTTAGAATGACAAGAAGAGTGAAGGTTAATAAACATGTGTGCAGTATATACATAGAAGAGGAGGTCAATGGCAGTGTAGGAGGTGGGTGCAATGGCAATCAGTTTACAGATGAGTCCAGTGATAGTGTGTCATCATCGGAAACCTATGTGGAGGACACAGATTGCTCGGCGAAGAGTGGAGAGGAGAAGGTCAGGCGAAGGGCGGGGAAGGACCGTTGGTCAGAAGGGGGGGAAGGAGGAAAAGAGGATCTGGGAGATACGCAAAAGTCAAATGACCGTTCTAAGGGGTGTCGCTCGAAAAGTGCAGACCACCAGGGGAAAGGTGAATTTTCTTTCACAGAAGAGGAAAGATTGGATCAGAATGTATGTGACATTCTACCTAACCTAGCCTATGAGGGGTGCGACAGCAACCCTAAGATAGCTGACCTGGCTAAAATGGTGGTTGATATAGAGTGCTTGAGTAACCAAAAGGCTATCTCTCAAGAGCTGGGCCGGGTCAATAAGAGCGGGAATCAATTGTAG